A stretch of the Fretibacterium sp. OH1220_COT-178 genome encodes the following:
- a CDS encoding HAD family hydrolase — translation MKLFITDIDDTLSVGEVVSEEVMNACARLRSAGWDLMVATGRTYSAARRHMEAIGVTRPSILYNGGRIVEPGGRPLYSRLMDRDLARRVLEYVWTLPLELQISGDEHIGCREKDAETRRFFAGVGPIRLVTEPVVTEPVFRICLWMDSEIMPEVERDLRERFGHEAEVCPGGTQFMDIQPLGTSKGTALDRLLAELPSRPEVIVAAGDHRNDLELLRRADIAASPVNAHETLLREADLVIPRATEHGISTLIDHILSPDFSVGGATGQRLL, via the coding sequence ATGAAACTGTTCATCACGGACATCGACGACACGCTGTCGGTCGGCGAGGTGGTCTCGGAGGAGGTCATGAACGCCTGCGCCCGGCTCCGAAGCGCGGGATGGGACCTGATGGTCGCCACCGGGCGGACCTACAGCGCGGCCCGGAGACACATGGAGGCGATCGGCGTGACCCGCCCCTCGATCCTGTACAACGGGGGCCGCATCGTGGAGCCCGGCGGTCGTCCCCTCTACAGCCGCCTGATGGACAGGGACCTGGCACGCCGCGTCCTGGAATACGTCTGGACGCTTCCCCTGGAGCTCCAGATCTCCGGTGACGAACACATCGGCTGCCGGGAGAAGGACGCGGAGACGCGGCGGTTCTTTGCGGGCGTCGGCCCCATCCGCCTCGTGACGGAGCCCGTGGTGACCGAACCCGTGTTCCGCATCTGCCTGTGGATGGATTCCGAGATCATGCCCGAGGTGGAAAGGGATCTGAGGGAGCGGTTCGGCCACGAGGCGGAGGTGTGCCCCGGCGGCACGCAGTTCATGGACATCCAGCCCCTGGGGACCTCCAAGGGGACCGCTCTGGATCGCCTCCTGGCGGAGCTTCCCTCCAGGCCGGAGGTGATCGTCGCCGCGGGGGACCACAGAAACGACCTGGAGCTCCTGCGCCGGGCGGACATCGCAGCCTCGCCCGTCAACGCCCACGAGACCCTGCTCCGGGAGGCGGACCTCGTGATCCCGCGCGCGACGGAGCACGGCATAAGCACCCTGATCGACCACATCCTGTCCCCCGATTTCTCCGTGGGAGGCGCCACAGGTCAACGTCTGCTCTGA
- a CDS encoding threonine aldolase family protein, with amino-acid sequence MIRFDSDYLEGCHPRILERLAGTNLEQTPGYGLDPHCERAAELIRGACAAPEAEVHFLVGGTQTNTTVIKSLLSPCEGVLCADTGHINVHEAGAIEATGHKVWALPSGDGTLNAERVREALEEFGADPTREHRVQPGMVYISHPTENGTLYGKEQLEALSAVCRSYGLPLFLDGARLGYGVMAEGAELSVPDVARLCDVFYIGGTKVGALFGEAVVIPSPGRIRQFRTLVKQQGGLLAKGRLLGIQFEVLFEDGLYFELARHADRQAMRLREAFLEKGVPFLYESVTNQQFPILPDGDIDRLLRDFSFELWQRMGSGRSAVRFCTSWATRPENVDALIEAIRKL; translated from the coding sequence ATGATACGATTCGACAGCGATTATCTGGAGGGGTGCCATCCCCGGATCCTGGAGCGCCTGGCCGGGACGAACCTGGAACAGACGCCGGGCTACGGGCTCGACCCTCACTGCGAGCGCGCCGCGGAGCTGATTCGAGGTGCGTGCGCGGCCCCGGAGGCCGAGGTGCATTTTCTCGTCGGCGGAACCCAGACCAACACCACCGTCATCAAGTCCCTCCTGAGCCCCTGCGAGGGGGTCCTGTGCGCGGATACGGGACACATCAACGTCCATGAGGCGGGGGCGATCGAGGCCACGGGGCACAAGGTGTGGGCGCTCCCGAGCGGGGACGGGACCCTGAACGCGGAGCGGGTCCGAGAGGCGCTCGAGGAGTTCGGCGCGGATCCCACCCGCGAGCACAGGGTCCAGCCGGGGATGGTCTACATCTCCCACCCGACCGAGAACGGAACGCTGTATGGGAAGGAACAGCTCGAGGCGCTGAGCGCGGTCTGCCGCTCGTACGGGCTTCCCCTGTTCCTGGACGGGGCGCGGCTGGGCTATGGGGTCATGGCCGAGGGGGCGGAGCTCTCGGTGCCCGATGTCGCCCGGCTCTGCGACGTCTTCTACATAGGGGGCACGAAGGTCGGCGCTCTGTTCGGCGAGGCGGTCGTGATACCGAGCCCCGGGCGCATCCGGCAGTTCCGAACGCTCGTCAAGCAACAGGGCGGCCTGCTCGCCAAGGGGCGGCTGCTGGGCATCCAGTTCGAGGTCCTGTTCGAGGACGGGTTGTATTTCGAGCTGGCGCGGCATGCGGATCGCCAGGCGATGCGCCTCCGGGAGGCGTTTTTGGAGAAGGGAGTCCCGTTCCTCTACGAGTCCGTGACCAACCAGCAGTTTCCGATCCTGCCGGATGGGGACATCGACCGGCTCCTGAGGGACTTTTCCTTCGAACTGTGGCAGAGGATGGGGAGCGGCCGGTCCGCGGTGCGGTTCTGCACCAGCTGGGCCACGCGCCCGGAAAATGTGGACGCGCTGATCGAGGCGATTCGTAAACTGTAG
- a CDS encoding mannose-1-phosphate guanylyltransferase/mannose-6-phosphate isomerase, with protein MSELYGLILTGGSGTRLWPRSREDLPKQFLALCGARTLFQETIVRMLRILPPERLRAVTGAQWESLVAHQAREVAHTPEDFIVLEPTMRNTAPAILLGCEALRDSGAGEDDVVVVTPSDHIVRNPDAFSEALERAVEAARAGCLATLGIVPDRPDTGFGYIRRGAARGPWFEVEAFVEKPDAATAEEYLRSGAYLWNGGVFVFTLGSLYRELERTSPPLFSLAGRGAAALHGEFEGIEPISFDYAVMERARRVAVVPLDAGWSDVGSWDALHEVSDRDERNNAAIGDVTLRNASNCFVDSRNRLTVLNDVEDIVVVDSPDALFVTRRGASQGVRDVVRGLKAEGRREVSQISECARPWGAYRVLCEAERFKVKRMVVIPGKGLPLQSHCHRVEHWIVVRGTARVRVGDEERFVHEGEGVFVPKNVPCSLENCGRIELEVVAVQEGEYLGEDDSVRPDEERPPVRGEQ; from the coding sequence ATGTCCGAACTTTACGGGTTGATCCTGACTGGGGGAAGCGGGACCAGGCTGTGGCCCCGGTCCCGGGAGGACCTGCCGAAGCAGTTCCTGGCTCTGTGCGGAGCGCGGACGCTGTTTCAGGAGACGATCGTGCGGATGCTGCGCATCCTGCCCCCGGAGCGACTGCGGGCGGTGACCGGAGCCCAGTGGGAATCCCTGGTGGCTCACCAGGCCCGGGAGGTCGCGCACACCCCCGAGGACTTCATCGTCCTGGAGCCGACGATGCGCAACACGGCGCCGGCCATCCTGCTGGGATGCGAGGCGCTTCGGGACTCGGGCGCGGGAGAGGACGACGTCGTCGTCGTCACGCCGAGCGACCATATCGTCCGGAACCCCGACGCCTTCTCCGAGGCCCTCGAGCGCGCGGTGGAGGCCGCACGGGCCGGATGCCTGGCGACGCTGGGCATCGTACCCGACCGGCCCGATACCGGCTTCGGGTACATCCGACGGGGGGCGGCACGCGGCCCCTGGTTCGAGGTCGAGGCCTTCGTGGAGAAGCCCGACGCGGCGACCGCCGAGGAGTACCTGAGAAGCGGCGCCTACCTCTGGAACGGCGGCGTGTTCGTCTTCACCCTGGGGAGCCTCTACCGGGAGCTCGAGCGGACGTCCCCGCCCCTGTTCTCCCTGGCGGGGAGGGGCGCCGCCGCGCTGCACGGCGAGTTCGAGGGAATCGAGCCCATCTCCTTCGACTACGCCGTCATGGAGCGGGCCCGGAGGGTGGCGGTGGTCCCCCTGGATGCGGGCTGGTCCGACGTGGGCTCCTGGGACGCGCTGCACGAGGTCTCCGACCGCGACGAGCGCAACAACGCGGCCATCGGCGACGTGACGCTGCGCAACGCCTCCAACTGCTTCGTGGACTCCAGAAACCGCCTGACGGTGCTGAACGACGTGGAGGACATCGTCGTGGTCGACTCCCCCGACGCCCTCTTCGTGACGCGGCGCGGGGCCTCTCAGGGGGTGCGCGACGTCGTCCGGGGCCTGAAGGCCGAGGGGCGCCGCGAGGTCAGCCAGATCTCCGAATGCGCCAGGCCCTGGGGCGCCTACCGCGTGCTGTGCGAGGCCGAGCGCTTCAAGGTCAAGCGCATGGTCGTCATTCCCGGCAAGGGGCTGCCGCTGCAGTCCCACTGCCATCGGGTGGAGCACTGGATCGTCGTGCGCGGCACGGCCCGGGTGCGGGTCGGGGACGAGGAGCGCTTCGTCCACGAGGGGGAGGGCGTGTTCGTCCCCAAAAACGTTCCCTGTAGTCTCGAGAACTGCGGCCGCATCGAACTCGAGGTGGTGGCGGTCCAGGAGGGGGAGTACCTGGGCGAGGACGACTCCGTCCGTCCGGACGAGGAACGTCCGCCCGTCCGCGGCGAACAATGA
- a CDS encoding HAL/PAL/TAL family ammonia-lyase, whose protein sequence is MKVTLNGSNLTLDHLWRIACEGAEVEISSDGLERLEASRRLVYDLAESDVPVYGFNTGVGWNKDRHIASEYFKAYNENLVHSHTLGVGPEASEAEVRAAMAIRLNCLLNGNTGIQPAIARRYADFLNHRLHPVIPERGSIGEGDITELSHIGLAMIGEGDVVYRGERMSSAEAHRRAGLETVVLGPKDGLAIVSSNAFAAAQGALVLADLFELADQADLIYAVSLEGLNGNVSPLNERSNALRKLPGQIASTANVRRFVAGSFIEDPDPDRPVQDPVSFRAGAYVHGSLRDAMEYVHRYLLIQMNTSDDNPCMLLEERRIISCSNFEVTTLAVGFEMLAIMLSHVSRTSCYRSIRLSNPVLTKLPRFLTPEEIHVHAFGALQKTFTALDAEIRHLSNPSSADYFSLAGGMEDHATNMPHVVQRLRRIVDNLKYVLGMEMIHAAQALTLRLNGNPELRLGRGTAAAYEEFRRTVPWYDRDRNLSADIQSAYEVVRSGRMLEAARRALD, encoded by the coding sequence ATGAAGGTGACGCTGAACGGCTCCAACCTGACTCTCGACCATCTGTGGCGGATTGCCTGCGAGGGGGCGGAGGTGGAGATCTCCTCCGACGGCCTCGAGCGGCTCGAGGCCTCGAGGCGGCTGGTCTACGACCTGGCGGAGAGCGACGTTCCCGTATATGGATTCAACACCGGCGTGGGCTGGAACAAGGACCGGCACATCGCCTCGGAGTATTTCAAGGCCTACAACGAGAACCTCGTGCACTCGCACACCCTGGGCGTCGGGCCCGAGGCCTCGGAGGCCGAGGTGCGGGCGGCGATGGCGATCCGCCTGAATTGCCTGCTGAACGGCAATACGGGCATTCAGCCCGCTATCGCACGGCGCTACGCCGACTTCCTGAACCACCGTCTGCACCCGGTCATTCCGGAGCGCGGCTCGATCGGGGAGGGGGACATCACGGAGCTCTCCCACATCGGGCTGGCGATGATCGGCGAGGGGGACGTGGTCTACCGGGGCGAACGCATGTCCTCCGCGGAGGCCCACCGAAGGGCCGGCCTCGAGACCGTGGTCCTGGGGCCGAAGGACGGTCTGGCGATCGTGAGCAGCAACGCCTTTGCGGCGGCCCAGGGCGCGCTGGTCCTGGCGGACCTTTTCGAGCTCGCGGATCAGGCGGACCTGATCTATGCCGTCTCGCTGGAGGGACTTAACGGGAACGTCTCCCCCCTGAACGAGAGGAGCAACGCCCTGCGCAAGCTGCCGGGGCAGATCGCCAGCACCGCCAATGTGCGCCGGTTCGTGGCGGGGAGCTTCATCGAGGACCCCGACCCCGACCGTCCGGTTCAGGACCCGGTGAGCTTCCGGGCCGGCGCCTACGTCCACGGCTCCCTGAGGGACGCCATGGAGTACGTGCATCGCTACCTGCTCATCCAGATGAACACCTCCGACGACAACCCCTGCATGCTGCTCGAGGAGCGGCGCATCATCTCCTGCTCCAACTTCGAGGTCACGACGCTGGCCGTGGGGTTCGAGATGCTGGCCATCATGCTGAGCCACGTCTCGCGGACGTCCTGCTACCGCTCGATCCGCCTTTCCAACCCCGTGCTGACGAAGCTGCCCCGGTTCCTGACCCCCGAGGAGATCCACGTCCATGCGTTCGGGGCGCTCCAGAAGACCTTCACGGCCCTCGATGCGGAGATCCGCCATCTCTCCAACCCGTCCTCCGCGGACTATTTCTCCCTGGCGGGGGGAATGGAGGACCATGCGACGAACATGCCCCACGTCGTGCAGCGCCTGCGTCGGATCGTCGACAACCTCAAGTACGTCCTGGGCATGGAGATGATCCATGCCGCCCAGGCCCTGACCCTGAGGCTCAACGGAAATCCGGAACTGAGGCTGGGCCGCGGAACGGCCGCGGCCTACGAGGAGTTCCGCAGGACGGTGCCCTGGTACGACCGGGACCGGAACCTGTCGGCGGACATTCAGTCGGCCTACGAGGTGGTGAGGAGCGGCCGGATGCTCGAGGCCGCACGTCGGGCCCTGGACTGA
- a CDS encoding OmpH family outer membrane protein has product MFSRNFLLLSVMAALVVFAAGSAASAAVESVAVIDMFEVTNKHPKMNDAKAQMATISRQKENEAKAAADKESDPAKKAQIVQTKRMELAREEQKIMDPIFRDCQQAVRQVAGNKKLTLVLNKSVVLIGGVDITEDVIQQLAKGSAAATTPKKK; this is encoded by the coding sequence GTGTTTTCCAGAAATTTTCTGCTTCTGAGTGTGATGGCGGCCCTCGTTGTGTTCGCCGCAGGGTCGGCCGCGAGCGCGGCCGTGGAGTCCGTCGCTGTCATCGACATGTTCGAGGTGACCAATAAGCACCCCAAGATGAACGACGCCAAGGCACAGATGGCCACGATCTCCCGCCAGAAGGAGAACGAGGCGAAGGCCGCGGCCGACAAGGAGTCCGACCCCGCGAAGAAGGCGCAGATCGTCCAGACCAAGCGGATGGAGCTGGCCCGCGAGGAACAGAAGATCATGGACCCCATTTTCAGGGACTGTCAGCAGGCCGTTCGTCAGGTGGCGGGGAACAAGAAGCTGACCCTCGTGCTGAACAAGTCCGTCGTCCTGATCGGCGGAGTGGACATCACGGAGGACGTCATCCAGCAGCTGGCCAAGGGCAGCGCCGCCGCCACAACCCCCAAGAAGAAATAA
- a CDS encoding ABC transporter ATP-binding protein, whose protein sequence is MAVSLEIRDVSKIFWKDGEPVRAVDGVSIAVAPGEMVTFLGPSGCGKTTTLRMVAGFETPSAGAILIGGRDVTGVPVNRRGIGFVFQSYALFPHMSVFENVAYGLRVKRLSEPEIRRRVTEGLELVGLAGAERRLPSQLSGGEQQRVALARVLVLRPEVLLMDEPLSNLDAKLRIHMRTEIRKIQRSLDITCLYVTHDQSEALTLSDRIMVMNGGRVEQIGAPHEIYAEPQSVFVADFIGQANVLPCRVLGTENGVFSVDVFGHVASVRGARGCALSAGSEAMLVIRPEKLVPGLASGSDGITGTVAAATFLGSHMEYEVALPGGRSALSFDPFLPGKRIWSEGESVTLGFDSAAAVLLP, encoded by the coding sequence ATGGCCGTTAGCCTCGAAATCAGGGACGTATCCAAGATCTTCTGGAAGGACGGAGAGCCCGTACGGGCGGTGGATGGCGTCTCGATCGCCGTCGCGCCCGGCGAGATGGTGACCTTTCTGGGGCCGTCCGGCTGCGGCAAGACCACCACGCTGCGCATGGTCGCGGGCTTCGAGACGCCGAGCGCCGGCGCGATCCTGATCGGGGGACGCGACGTGACCGGCGTCCCCGTCAATCGCAGGGGCATCGGCTTCGTCTTTCAGAGCTACGCCCTCTTCCCGCACATGAGCGTCTTCGAGAACGTGGCCTACGGGCTGCGCGTCAAGCGGCTGTCCGAGCCCGAGATCCGGCGCAGGGTGACGGAGGGGCTGGAGCTCGTCGGCCTTGCGGGGGCCGAACGCCGCCTCCCCAGCCAGCTCTCGGGCGGGGAGCAGCAGCGCGTGGCGCTGGCGCGCGTCCTGGTGCTCCGGCCGGAGGTCCTCCTGATGGACGAACCCCTGTCGAACCTCGACGCCAAGCTGCGCATCCACATGCGCACCGAGATCCGAAAGATCCAGAGGAGCCTCGACATCACATGCCTCTACGTCACGCACGATCAGAGCGAGGCCCTGACCCTCTCGGACCGGATCATGGTGATGAACGGGGGCCGGGTCGAGCAGATCGGTGCGCCGCACGAAATCTATGCGGAGCCCCAGTCCGTGTTCGTGGCGGACTTCATCGGCCAGGCAAACGTCCTGCCCTGCAGGGTCCTGGGGACGGAGAACGGGGTTTTCTCCGTCGACGTCTTCGGCCACGTCGCGTCCGTCCGGGGAGCCAGGGGCTGTGCCCTCTCGGCGGGAAGCGAGGCCATGCTGGTGATCCGGCCCGAGAAGCTCGTCCCGGGGCTCGCCTCCGGTTCGGACGGGATCACGGGCACCGTGGCCGCGGCCACGTTTCTGGGGTCGCACATGGAGTACGAGGTCGCCCTGCCGGGGGGCCGCAGCGCTCTCTCCTTCGACCCCTTCCTTCCCGGCAAGCGGATCTGGAGCGAGGGCGAGTCCGTAACGCTGGGCTTCGATTCCGCGGCGGCGGTGTTGCTCCCCTGA
- a CDS encoding ABC transporter substrate-binding protein, with protein MSFNLLRVSSLLLLVLCLAGAVPAAGAGELNAYTIMPEKYASQVFEAFTAATGIKVNFMRFSSGEALARVVAEKGNPQADVILGGPADTYEAGVKEGVFEARKPANADGIPAKYRSPEDYWTGVGIIPLVFLTNTDFLKEKGLEAPRSWEDLLNPAYKNGLQMADARTSGTATERIYSLVKIMGEDKAFEYQRKLHQNVQMYTKSGAGGALPVASGQAASGIFYVVDALDIQQQGYPVVLSYPSEGVSYGVEAVGMLKGAKHPEEAAKFVDWATSKDFAQLLVDKKINYIPTRTDVTVDNPALDVSKVVLIETDVAWKGASRKGFVDRWINEVIK; from the coding sequence ATGTCTTTCAATCTGCTGCGCGTTTCGTCTCTCTTGCTTCTCGTCCTGTGCCTGGCCGGCGCGGTCCCCGCGGCTGGGGCGGGTGAACTCAACGCCTACACCATCATGCCGGAGAAGTACGCCTCCCAGGTCTTCGAGGCCTTCACGGCGGCGACGGGGATCAAGGTGAACTTCATGCGATTCTCCTCCGGAGAGGCCCTGGCCCGCGTGGTCGCGGAGAAGGGCAATCCCCAGGCCGACGTCATCCTGGGCGGGCCGGCCGACACCTACGAGGCCGGCGTCAAGGAGGGCGTGTTCGAGGCCCGCAAGCCGGCCAACGCGGACGGCATACCGGCGAAGTACCGCTCTCCCGAGGACTACTGGACGGGCGTCGGCATCATCCCTCTGGTCTTTCTGACGAACACGGACTTTCTGAAGGAGAAGGGGCTGGAGGCCCCCCGTTCCTGGGAGGACCTGCTGAACCCCGCGTATAAGAACGGCCTGCAGATGGCCGACGCCCGCACCTCCGGGACCGCCACGGAGCGGATTTACAGCCTCGTGAAGATCATGGGCGAGGACAAGGCCTTCGAGTATCAGAGGAAGCTGCATCAGAACGTCCAGATGTACACCAAGAGCGGTGCGGGCGGGGCGCTTCCCGTGGCGTCGGGGCAGGCGGCGTCCGGGATCTTCTACGTCGTGGATGCGCTGGATATCCAGCAGCAGGGCTATCCCGTGGTCCTGAGCTACCCGTCCGAGGGCGTCTCCTACGGTGTCGAGGCCGTGGGTATGCTGAAGGGCGCCAAGCACCCCGAGGAGGCCGCGAAGTTCGTCGACTGGGCCACCTCCAAGGACTTCGCCCAGCTGCTCGTGGACAAGAAGATCAACTACATCCCCACCCGGACCGACGTGACGGTCGACAACCCCGCGCTGGACGTCTCGAAGGTCGTGCTGATCGAGACCGACGTGGCCTGGAAGGGAGCCAGCCGCAAGGGGTTCGTGGACCGCTGGATCAACGAGGTCATCAAGTAG
- a CDS encoding ABC transporter permease: MGRLPDSPGVGRGTPLLRDPALLPALIAVWIALGIFVLYPLFRLLAQVFWAEGGLTLASLSAALGDGYDRQAFVNSLWLAGWVAVSGTFLGYLFAFTVTRTRLPLWAKGLIGAVTTLPLISPPFTGSIALTLALGPNGTLVKLLGLGSFNFYGFWGTWISETLTYFPVAFLTLTAVLSALDPNLENAALSLGASGGRVFRTVTLPLSIPGIANAALLLFASSLADFATPLVLAGHGFPVLPTQAYLQITGLYDLSRGAALSFLLLVPAVTVYLLQRLWVGRKNYVTVSGKSGGRGEFVRLGPAAEGGVLLACFLVVAFILYLYSIIFWGSAVKVWGVDNTLTWDNFRYVLTHGKKAVTDTLIIAGVATPLGGLLAVLIGYLVQRKKFFGVRFLEFSSMLNYALPGTVVGIAYVIAFNGPPIVLTGTMTVLVAAYLFRYQAAGIRAVVASLHQIDPSLDEASASLGAGAVRTFFRVTVPLVVPAVLMGMRYLFIHCMTAISATIFLVSMRWSLLTTRILECMTELQFAQACAFSVVLILLVFAATAVLTGLTRLMTRRISGGGSLTHGR; the protein is encoded by the coding sequence ATGGGACGCCTCCCGGACTCTCCGGGCGTCGGGCGGGGCACCCCTCTCCTGAGGGACCCCGCCCTTCTTCCGGCTCTGATCGCCGTCTGGATCGCGCTGGGGATCTTCGTGCTCTACCCCCTGTTTCGGCTCCTCGCCCAGGTCTTCTGGGCCGAGGGGGGCCTCACGCTCGCGTCCCTGTCCGCCGCCCTGGGGGACGGGTACGATCGGCAGGCCTTCGTCAACAGCCTGTGGCTCGCCGGGTGGGTGGCCGTTTCGGGCACCTTTCTGGGCTACCTTTTCGCCTTCACCGTCACGCGGACCCGGCTGCCCTTGTGGGCCAAGGGCCTGATCGGGGCGGTGACGACCCTGCCCCTCATCTCCCCGCCCTTCACGGGCAGCATCGCGCTGACCCTGGCCCTGGGGCCCAACGGGACCCTGGTCAAGCTGCTCGGTTTGGGGTCCTTCAACTTTTACGGCTTCTGGGGCACCTGGATCTCGGAGACGCTCACCTACTTTCCCGTGGCCTTCCTGACCCTGACGGCCGTGCTCTCGGCGCTCGACCCCAACCTGGAGAACGCGGCCCTCTCCCTGGGGGCCTCCGGGGGGCGGGTGTTCCGCACGGTCACGCTGCCGCTCTCCATCCCCGGGATCGCCAACGCGGCCCTGCTGCTCTTCGCCAGTTCCCTGGCGGACTTCGCCACCCCTCTGGTGCTGGCGGGACACGGATTCCCCGTCCTGCCGACCCAGGCCTACCTCCAGATCACCGGGCTCTACGACCTCAGCCGGGGCGCGGCGCTCTCCTTCCTGCTGCTCGTCCCCGCCGTGACGGTCTACCTTCTGCAGCGCCTTTGGGTGGGGCGGAAGAACTACGTCACCGTCAGCGGCAAGTCCGGCGGCAGGGGCGAGTTCGTCCGGCTGGGCCCCGCGGCGGAGGGCGGCGTCCTCCTCGCCTGTTTCCTGGTCGTCGCCTTCATCCTCTACCTCTACTCCATCATCTTCTGGGGCTCGGCGGTCAAGGTCTGGGGCGTGGACAACACCCTGACGTGGGACAACTTCCGCTACGTCCTCACCCACGGCAAGAAGGCGGTGACCGATACCCTGATCATCGCGGGGGTCGCCACGCCGCTGGGCGGCCTTCTGGCCGTCCTCATCGGCTATCTCGTCCAGAGGAAGAAGTTCTTCGGCGTCCGCTTTCTGGAGTTCTCCTCCATGCTGAACTACGCTCTGCCCGGGACGGTGGTGGGCATCGCCTACGTCATCGCCTTCAACGGGCCGCCCATCGTCCTGACGGGCACGATGACCGTGCTGGTCGCGGCCTATCTCTTCCGCTATCAGGCGGCGGGCATCCGCGCGGTGGTCGCGTCGCTGCACCAGATCGACCCCTCGCTCGACGAGGCCTCGGCCAGTCTGGGGGCGGGCGCGGTGCGGACGTTCTTCCGGGTGACCGTACCGCTCGTCGTCCCCGCAGTGCTCATGGGCATGCGCTACCTCTTCATCCACTGCATGACTGCCATCAGCGCCACCATTTTTCTGGTGTCCATGCGCTGGAGCCTGCTGACCACGCGGATCCTGGAGTGCATGACGGAGCTCCAGTTCGCCCAGGCCTGCGCCTTCTCCGTCGTGCTGATCCTGCTCGTGTTCGCCGCCACGGCGGTGCTGACGGGCCTGACCCGCCTCATGACGAGGCGCATCTCCGGAGGAGGGAGCTTGACCCATGGCCGTTAG
- a CDS encoding BCCT family transporter — protein sequence MENQRNDGNAARVPEENVGRRIRWSVFIPAYFVVGGAALLGLLSKEALTKGANEFFFWSLDSFGWLYQISIMACVVLVAVVFFSRLGNLRLGGREAKPKYGFWTWFAMTLTGGVATGIVTWGVNEPLIYYGNVWGELNQIGIEPNTHKAAIFAMARSFYNWTFVPYAIYALCGLLVAYIYYNKRDRLHVTTTLKPIFGERVTRGWFAAAIDTLSMLALAIGLTTGLTMCITLVMGGLKSGYGIQGELPLFVAIGALLIVSFTFSSYIGMDRGLKALGNLNAWFYYGLLALLLFTGPFVYIMRLFTAGLAEWLHNFWHWGLDPIDIGGEALVRSWTLFDWAFWVGYAPVTGIFLAMISYGRTVREYMIVNWILPSAFGLVWFGIWGGSALHMQSTGGADLVGAINSGGAIMALWEFLKHLPFGLGAIVVPVNIFVILISFITNADATLTNIGSMCVKDVPIGTEPPAKLKALWGISVGTVAIIMAAYGGGAQGVDGVKALAAAAGFVVLFIFALQIVAFIRTFFVDRIVE from the coding sequence ATGGAGAACCAACGGAACGACGGCAACGCGGCGCGGGTCCCGGAGGAGAACGTCGGCAGGCGGATCCGCTGGTCGGTGTTCATCCCGGCCTATTTCGTCGTCGGCGGGGCGGCCCTTCTGGGGCTGCTGAGCAAGGAGGCCCTGACCAAGGGGGCCAACGAATTCTTCTTCTGGTCCCTGGACAGCTTCGGCTGGCTCTACCAGATCTCGATCATGGCGTGTGTGGTCCTGGTGGCGGTGGTGTTCTTCTCGCGGCTTGGGAATCTGCGGCTGGGCGGCCGGGAGGCAAAGCCGAAGTACGGCTTTTGGACCTGGTTCGCCATGACCCTGACGGGCGGCGTGGCGACGGGCATCGTCACCTGGGGGGTCAACGAGCCCCTCATCTACTACGGCAATGTGTGGGGCGAGCTCAACCAGATCGGGATCGAGCCCAACACGCATAAGGCCGCCATCTTCGCCATGGCGCGCAGCTTCTACAACTGGACGTTCGTCCCCTACGCCATCTACGCGCTCTGCGGCCTGCTCGTGGCCTACATCTACTACAACAAGAGGGACAGGCTGCACGTTACGACGACGCTCAAGCCGATCTTCGGGGAGCGCGTGACCCGAGGCTGGTTCGCCGCGGCGATCGACACGCTCTCGATGCTGGCCCTTGCCATCGGCCTGACGACGGGCCTGACCATGTGCATCACCCTGGTCATGGGGGGGCTCAAGAGCGGCTACGGCATTCAGGGAGAGCTCCCGCTCTTCGTCGCCATCGGCGCCCTGCTGATCGTCTCCTTCACCTTTTCCTCCTACATCGGCATGGACCGTGGGCTCAAAGCACTGGGGAACCTCAACGCCTGGTTCTACTACGGGCTCCTGGCCCTGCTGCTCTTCACGGGGCCCTTCGTCTACATCATGCGCCTCTTCACGGCCGGCCTCGCGGAGTGGCTCCACAACTTCTGGCACTGGGGCCTCGACCCCATCGACATCGGCGGCGAGGCGCTCGTCCGGTCCTGGACGCTCTTCGACTGGGCCTTCTGGGTCGGCTACGCCCCCGTCACGGGGATCTTCCTCGCCATGATCTCCTACGGCCGCACGGTGCGCGAGTACATGATCGTCAACTGGATCCTGCCGTCGGCCTTCGGTCTCGTCTGGTTCGGCATCTGGGGCGGAAGTGCGCTCCACATGCAGTCCACGGGCGGAGCGGACCTGGTCGGGGCCATCAACAGCGGCGGCGCCATCATGGCGCTCTGGGAGTTCCTGAAGCACCTGCCCTTCGGCCTCGGGGCCATCGTGGTGCCGGTCAACATCTTCGTGATCCTGATCTCCTTCATCACGAATGCGGACGCGACCCTGACCAACATCGGCTCCATGTGCGTGAAGGACGTCCCGATCGGGACGGAGCCCCCCGCGAAGCTGAAGGCCCTGTGGGGCATCTCCGTCGGCACCGTGGCCATCATCATGGCGGCATACGGCGGGGGAGCTCAGGGGGTGGACGGCGTCAAGGCGCTGGCCGCGGCCGCGGGGTTCGTGGTCCTCTTCATTTTTGCGCTTCAGATCGTCGCCTTCATCCGGACGTTCTTTGTGGACAGGATCGTGGAATAG